In Procambarus clarkii isolate CNS0578487 chromosome 5, FALCON_Pclarkii_2.0, whole genome shotgun sequence, the following are encoded in one genomic region:
- the LOC138351232 gene encoding uncharacterized protein, which produces MRSLATGRSVSLAFHACLRPGEAVYVEHGRHTLNLEQVSLTTAGIDIVFNTYKHSAGRTPTLSLRANPSSKYCPVRALSKYFNYRGLGPGPIFKHAAGAPVTRRDFSRILRTALLALGLPPDDYAPHSFRIGRATQPSRDGLATSEIMAVGRWKSSAFTSYVRRDVVALPL; this is translated from the coding sequence ATGAGAAGTCTTGCTACAGGGCGCTCTGTCTCCCTGGCTTTCCATGCCTGCCTACGCCCGGGTGAGGCGGTCTACGTGGAGCATGGACGACACACGCTCAACCTTGAGCAGGTATCACTTACGACGGCAGGAATAGATATCGTCTTCAACACCTACAAGCACAGCGCAGGTCGCACGCCCACCCTCTCCCTGAGAGCGAACCCTTCCAGCAAGTACTGCCCGGTCCGTGCTCTGTCTAAATACTTTAATTACAGGGGCCTGGGCCCGGGGCCCATATTCAAACACGCCGCaggcgctcctgtcaccaggcgagatttctccaggatcctacgcaCTGCCCTATTGGCGCTAGGCTTGCCTCCAGATGACTACGCCCCACATTCCTTCCGTATCGGCAGGGCCACTCAGCCGTCTCGGGAtgggctcgccacatcagaaataatggcagtcGGCAGGTGGAAGAGTAGTGCTTTCACctcctacgtcagacgggacgttgttgctctgccactttga
- the LOC138351240 gene encoding zinc finger protein 345-like yields MRERWTPGATVGTVIEYVQKFRERLTLTKELAGKHLKQAQRKMSECLGHLEVIKTVILVKTFDMYQRLADNPRHKLLTQVHEDQMSVIKEQSALIMNLQGSLLSLQDEAGALLKNNQDLFTEVDLLEQELNLLKNTVTNFNPDETTRKQEEMLQKFENHLNNLQQQHTVTQDETDQQKLLDSVVISSRDFPHETDGEDCAAIVIQELQDKISYSIKKSDIKSAYRVGIKSSGTNNRIICVKLDSYSRKSDLISSAVSSKSTVYVNECLTRFRQNLLLKLRGFRKNFPAIKHCFVRDASECPAMNIIGKTFPQTAPIIKKMKTHQCPECGKVFTQLGDKRRHMLVHSGDKPHECPECGKKFRLRGTLKSHRIVHADERPFECAECSKKFKSRGNIIQHMLVHSGKLHECPECGKSFSRRGSMKTHLLLHSGDKPHECPECGMRFRYLGNMKKHLLVHSGDTLVHSGDKSHECPECGKKFRYRDGDKPHECPECGKRFRYRDTMKRHLLVHSGDKPHGCPECGKRFRCLGDVKKHMLLYSRDKAHKCPECGKRFCRLGDLKKHMLVHPGNKSFDCPECGKRFSWLGSLKTHRIVHVDERPFECAECSKKFKSRGSIIQHMLVHSGKKSHECPECGNKFSRLATMKTHRMMHVNERPFECAKCGEKSKSLRTIIAHMLVHSHDRHHECPECGKKFKWLEHMMRHKMTH; encoded by the exons atgagggaacgatggacaccaggagcaaccgtgggaacggtgattgaatatgtccagaagttcagagaACGTCTCACCCTAACGAAagaactggctgggaaacacctgaagcaggcgcagcgtaagatgtcggagtg TCTTGGACATTTAGAAGTCATCAAGACTGTGATACTCGTCAAAACATTTGACATGTATCAGCGCCTTGCTGATAACCCTCGGCACAAGTTGTTAACCCAAGTACATGAAGACCAAATGtcagtaatcaaagagcagtcggccttaataatgaacctgcaaggttCATTATTATCCTTGCAGGATGAAGCTGGAGCCTTACTCAAGAATAATCAAGATCTATTTACCGAAGTCGACctcctcgaacaagaattaaaccttctcaagaacacagttactaactttaatccagatgaaaccactagaaaacaggaagaaatgttacaaaagtttgagaaccatctgaacaacctacaacagcaacacactgttacccaagacgaaacAGACCAACAGAAACTACTTGATTCTGTcgttatctcttcacgtgattttccccatgaaactgacggagaagactgtgctgccatcgtgatccaggaattgcaggATAAGATAAGTTATTCAATCAAAAAAAgtgacatcaaatcagcttaCAGAGTGGGcatcaaatcatctggtacaaataacagGATAATTTGCGTGAAATTAGATAGctactcccgcaagtcagaccttatcagttctgcagtctctagtaaatccactgtttatgtgaatgaatgtctgacaaggttcagacaaaatctcttgctCAAACTGCGTGGATTCCGCAAAAATTTTCCtgcaattaaacattgttttgtgcgagatg cgAGCGAGTGTCCAGCCATGAACATTATTGGGaaaaccttcccacaaactgcacctatcataaagaagatgaaaactcaccaatgtccagagtgtgggaaggtattcactcAGCTTGGAGATAAAaggaggcacatgttagtgcattcaggtgacaaaccccacgagtgtccagagtgtgggaagaaattcaggcTACGTGGAACACTGAAGTCTCACAGGATTGTGCATGCGGAtgaaagaccttttgaatgtgctgAGTGTAGCAAAAAATTTAAAAGTCGTGGAAatataatacagcacatgttagtgcattcaggtaaacttcacgagtgtccagagtgtgggaagagtttCAGTCGTCGTGGATCTATGAAGACACATTTGTtactgcattcaggtgataaacctcatgagtgcccAGAGTGTGGAATGAGATTCAGatatcttggaaatatgaagaaacacttgttagtgcattcaggtgacacgttagtgcattcaggtgataaatctcacgagtgtccagagtgtgggaagaaattcagatATCGTGACG gtgataaacctcacgagtgtccagagtgtgggaagagattcagataTCGTGACACTATGAAGAGAcacttgttagtgcattcaggtgacaaacctcacgggtgtccagagtgtgggaagagattcagatgTCTTGGAGACGTGAAGAAGCATATGTTACTGTATTCAAGAGACAAAGCtcacaagtgtccagagtgtggtaaAAGATTCTGTCGTCTTGGAGACTTAAAGAAGCATATGTTAGTGCATCCAGGCAATAAATCTTTTgattgtccagagtgtgggaagagattcagctggCTTGGATctctgaagactcacaggattgtGCATGTGGAtgaaagaccttttgaatgtgctgAGTGTAGCAAAAAATTTAAAAGTCGTGGAAgtataatacagcacatgttagtgcattcaggtaagaaatctcacgagtgtccagagtgtgggaataaATTCAGTCGTCTTGCAaccatgaagactcacaggatgatgCATGTGAATGAAAGACCCTTTGAATGTGCCAAGTGTGGTGAAAAATCTAAATCACTTCGAACTATAATAGCACACATGTTGGTGCATTCACATGATCGacatcatgagtgtccagagtgtgggaagaaattcaagtGGCTTGAACATATGATGAGGCACAAGATGACACATTAG